A region from the Silene latifolia isolate original U9 population chromosome 7, ASM4854445v1, whole genome shotgun sequence genome encodes:
- the LOC141592236 gene encoding uncharacterized protein LOC141592236 produces MGEVIAAAKVKSITVYPIKSCRGISVPHAPVTPTGFRWDRQWMVVNANGRMYTQRVEPKLALVEIELPSEAFSDNWEPSSNSYMVIRAPGMDLLKVSLSKPRTVVDHVSVWQWSGSALDEGADAAEWFSKYIGKASRLVRFDSASQTRSTDPNFARGYKTMFSDQFPFLLISQESLDALNNILKEPIPIDRFRPNILVEGCKPFSEDLWKEIKIDTLTFCGVRLCSRCKIPTIDQQTTIASPEPTETLKEFRSDKILLPNKKPQGQVFMGQHLVWKDCNGGGSSKVVRLGDPVCVLHQLSSTAEAAA; encoded by the exons ATGGGAGAAGTAATAGCTGCTGCAAAAGTGAAATCAATCACAGTTTATCCCATCAAATCATGTCGTGGGATTTCTGTTCCTCATGCTCCTGTCACTCCTACtg GATTCCGATGGGACAGACAATGGATGGTTGTTAATGCTAATGGGAGGATGTATACTCAAAGAGTTGAGCCCAAACTTGCTTTGGTTGAAATTGAGCTCCCTAGCGAGGCATTTTCCGATAATTGGGAACCATCGAGTAACTCATACATGG TGATAAGAGCTCCGGGGATGGATTTACTGAAGGTGTCCTTGAGTAAGCCACGTACTGTGGTTGATCATGTGTCAGTGTGGCAGTGGAGTGGCTCCGCACTTGATGAAGGAGCTGATGCAGCTGAATGGTTCTCAAAATACATTGGGAAAGCTAGTAGGTTGGTCCGTTTTGACTCAG CATCACAAACTAGGAGTACGGATCCTAACTTTGCTCGTGGATACAAAACCATGTTCTCTGACCAGTTTCCTTTCTTACTGATATCGCAG GAATCATTAGATGCCTTGAACAACATTCTTAAGGAGCCAATACCAATTGATCGGTTTAGACCCAA CATCCTTGTTGAAGGTTGTAAACCATTTTCGGAAGACCTATGGAAAGAGATCAAAATTGACACGTTAACGTTCTGTGGTGTCAGGCTTTGTTCACGGTGCAAG ATACCTACAATCGATCAACAAACTACCATTGCAAGTCCAGAACCAACTGAAACTCTCAAAGAATTCAGATCAGATAAAATTTTGCTTCCAAACAAGAAACCTCAAGGACAG GTTTTTATGGGGCAGCACTTAGTGTGGAAGGACTGCAATGGTGGAGGCAGTAGCAAAGTTGTACGATTAGGAGATCCAGTGTGCGTGCTTCATCAACTTTCTTCCACTGCAGAGGCTGCAGCTTAG